In Mycetocola zhujimingii, one DNA window encodes the following:
- the tig gene encoding trigger factor, translating to MKSTVEQLSPTRVKVAISVTPEDLKPSITHAYGHIAEQVNIPGFRKGKVPPAIIDQRMGKGAVLEHAVNEGLDGFYRAAIEEHGIRTLGRPEADIVEWPSDKDFSGDLKLAIEVDVRPEITLPAYDDITIEVDAAEVTDADVEEELNKLRTRFGTLVTVDRPAATGDFVQIDLVATINGEEVDTASGISYEVGSGDLIEGIDEVLESLTAGEVTTFSAPLLGGDHEGETAEITVTVGAVKERELPAADDDFAQIASEFDTIAELTESLKEQAARQKAFGQGTEARTKLLEKLVEMVEIPVPEKLVEDEVHRHLEGEGRLEDDEHRAEVKTSSEATFKQQMLLDTIAEAEKVQVSQDELTQYLIQGAAQYGMEPGEFIKVLDENNQIPAMVGEVARNKALAVVLGKTKVVDTAGKPVDLTGFIPTDEDDAPADETDAADAVEADAVEADAADAETEEAPAKKAKKAKK from the coding sequence GTGAAATCCACGGTCGAACAGCTCAGCCCCACTCGCGTCAAGGTTGCCATCTCGGTGACACCCGAAGACCTGAAGCCGAGCATCACCCACGCCTACGGCCACATCGCCGAACAGGTCAACATCCCCGGATTCCGCAAGGGCAAGGTTCCCCCGGCAATCATCGACCAGCGCATGGGCAAGGGCGCTGTGCTCGAGCACGCCGTCAACGAGGGCCTCGACGGTTTCTACCGCGCCGCCATCGAAGAGCACGGCATCCGCACTCTGGGTCGCCCGGAGGCTGACATCGTCGAGTGGCCCAGCGACAAGGACTTCTCCGGAGACCTGAAGCTCGCCATCGAGGTTGACGTTCGTCCCGAGATCACTCTCCCGGCATACGACGACATCACCATCGAGGTCGACGCAGCCGAGGTTACCGACGCAGACGTTGAAGAAGAACTCAACAAGCTCCGCACCCGGTTCGGCACGCTCGTCACCGTTGACCGCCCAGCGGCAACCGGCGACTTCGTGCAGATCGACCTCGTTGCAACGATCAACGGCGAAGAGGTCGACACCGCTTCAGGTATCTCATACGAGGTCGGTTCCGGTGACCTCATCGAGGGCATCGACGAGGTCCTCGAGTCACTCACCGCCGGCGAGGTCACCACGTTCAGCGCACCGCTGCTCGGTGGAGACCACGAGGGCGAGACCGCTGAGATCACCGTCACCGTCGGAGCCGTCAAGGAGCGCGAGCTTCCTGCAGCCGACGACGACTTCGCGCAGATCGCCAGCGAGTTCGACACCATCGCCGAGCTGACCGAGAGCCTCAAGGAGCAGGCGGCTCGCCAGAAGGCGTTCGGCCAGGGCACCGAGGCTCGCACCAAGCTGCTCGAGAAGCTCGTCGAAATGGTTGAGATCCCCGTTCCGGAGAAGCTCGTCGAAGACGAGGTTCACCGTCACCTCGAGGGCGAAGGCCGACTCGAAGACGACGAGCACCGCGCAGAGGTCAAGACCTCGAGCGAGGCAACCTTCAAGCAGCAGATGCTTCTCGACACCATCGCTGAGGCCGAGAAGGTCCAGGTCAGCCAGGACGAGCTCACCCAGTACCTGATCCAGGGTGCCGCTCAGTACGGCATGGAGCCGGGCGAGTTCATCAAGGTTCTCGACGAGAACAACCAGATCCCGGCCATGGTCGGAGAGGTTGCCCGCAACAAGGCCCTCGCGGTTGTCCTCGGCAAGACCAAGGTCGTCGACACCGCCGGAAAGCCCGTTGACCTCACCGGGTTCATCCCGACCGACGAAGACGACGCTCCCGCTGACGAGACCGACGCGGCCGACGCTGTTGAGGCCGACGCTGTCGAAGCTGACGCTGCCGACGCTGAGACCGAAGAGGCTCCGGCTAAGAAGGCGAAGAAGGCCAAGAAGTAG
- a CDS encoding gamma carbonic anhydrase family protein, with product MTSDSSATVLRLTGIEGPTIDDTAFIAPGARIVGNVTLGPASSVWYNAVLRGDSASIEIGDGSNIQDGVAVHVDSASPVVIGKGVSVGHNAVVHGCTIGDTVLVGMGAVVLSGAVIGDECLIAGGAVVLSGAVIPPRSLVAGVPGKVRRELTDDEIDGIRKNAEIYLGHSKHHAESLDAGA from the coding sequence ATGACGAGTGACAGCAGCGCAACAGTCCTCCGGCTCACCGGGATCGAGGGGCCGACGATCGACGACACAGCCTTCATTGCGCCCGGTGCGCGCATCGTCGGTAACGTCACGCTCGGGCCGGCATCGAGCGTCTGGTACAACGCGGTTCTCCGCGGGGACTCGGCGTCGATCGAGATCGGCGATGGGAGCAACATCCAGGACGGGGTCGCCGTGCACGTGGATTCAGCATCGCCTGTTGTCATCGGCAAAGGGGTATCGGTCGGTCACAATGCCGTCGTGCACGGCTGCACGATTGGAGACACGGTGCTCGTTGGCATGGGCGCCGTCGTCCTCAGCGGAGCGGTGATCGGCGACGAGTGCCTGATCGCCGGGGGAGCGGTCGTGCTGTCGGGGGCGGTTATTCCACCGCGTTCGCTCGTCGCAGGGGTGCCGGGAAAGGTTCGACGCGAGCTGACCGATGACGAGATCGATGGCATCCGAAAGAATGCGGAGATCTATCTCGGGCACTCGAAACACCACGCGGAATCACTCGACGCGGGAGCGTGA
- a CDS encoding ATP-dependent Clp protease proteolytic subunit produces the protein MDTPTFRAAGNLPQQAAAMPNSRYILPSFEERTAYGYKRQDPYAKLFEDRIIFLGVQIDDASADDVMAQLLVLESMDPDRDIVMYINSPGGSFTAMTAIYDTMQYIRPHVQTVVLGQAASAAAVLTAAGTPGKRLALPNARILIHQPAVGQAGQGQASDIEIQAAEILRMRVWLEETLSQLSNRSVEQVNKDIDRDKILSAAEALEYGLIDQVLTSRKSLPALVKGA, from the coding sequence ATGGACACCCCTACATTCCGCGCAGCGGGCAACCTTCCGCAGCAGGCGGCAGCGATGCCGAACTCGCGCTACATCCTCCCCAGCTTCGAGGAGCGCACGGCATACGGCTACAAGCGCCAGGACCCGTACGCGAAGCTCTTCGAGGACCGCATCATCTTCCTCGGCGTGCAGATCGACGACGCATCGGCGGATGACGTCATGGCGCAGCTGCTCGTGCTCGAGAGCATGGACCCTGACCGCGACATCGTCATGTACATCAACTCACCCGGTGGCTCGTTCACCGCGATGACGGCGATCTACGACACCATGCAGTACATCCGTCCGCACGTGCAGACTGTTGTTCTCGGCCAGGCCGCGTCAGCTGCCGCGGTGCTCACCGCTGCCGGCACGCCGGGTAAGCGACTCGCGCTGCCGAACGCCCGGATCCTCATCCACCAGCCGGCTGTCGGCCAGGCGGGCCAGGGGCAGGCATCCGACATCGAGATCCAGGCAGCGGAGATCCTCCGTATGCGTGTCTGGCTCGAGGAGACGCTGTCGCAGCTCTCGAACCGCTCGGTCGAGCAGGTCAACAAGGACATCGATCGCGACAAGATCCTCTCGGCCGCCGAGGCGCTCGAGTACGGTCTCATCGACCAGGTGCTCACGAGCCGCAAGAGCCTGCCGGCTCTCGTCAAGGGCGCGTAA
- a CDS encoding ATP-dependent Clp protease proteolytic subunit, with protein MAELALPNSVFDRLLKDRIIWLGAEVRDENANEIAAKLLLLAAEDSKRDIYLYINSPGGSITAGMAIYDTMQFVPNDIVTVGIGMAASMGQLLLTAGTKGKRYITPNARVLLHQPHGGFGGTASDIQTQAQLILDMKKRLAEITAAQTGKTVEQINADGDRDRWFTAQEALEYGFVDHIRESATDVAGGGGTEAS; from the coding sequence ATGGCCGAACTGGCACTGCCGAACAGTGTTTTTGACCGACTGCTGAAGGATCGCATCATCTGGCTCGGCGCAGAAGTACGCGATGAGAACGCCAATGAGATCGCTGCGAAGCTGTTGCTGCTCGCGGCTGAAGACTCCAAGCGTGACATTTACCTCTACATCAACTCACCCGGTGGTTCCATCACCGCGGGCATGGCGATCTACGACACCATGCAGTTCGTCCCCAACGACATCGTCACGGTCGGTATCGGCATGGCGGCCTCGATGGGACAGCTTCTTCTGACGGCCGGAACCAAGGGCAAGCGCTACATCACGCCGAACGCCCGGGTGCTCCTGCACCAGCCGCACGGTGGCTTCGGTGGAACCGCGAGCGACATCCAGACGCAGGCTCAGCTCATCCTCGACATGAAGAAGCGCCTCGCTGAGATCACCGCAGCGCAGACCGGGAAGACCGTCGAGCAGATCAACGCCGACGGTGACCGTGACCGCTGGTTCACGGCACAGGAAGCCCTCGAGTACGGTTTCGTCGATCACATCCGCGAATCAGCAACGGACGTCGCCGGCGGCGGCGGCACCGAGGCGAGCTAA